A window from Candidatus Nitrosotalea sinensis encodes these proteins:
- a CDS encoding alcohol dehydrogenase: MKAARIVRVKEPLEIQTLETPKPRGSQVLIKVQSAGVCHSDIHLWEGGYDGPAGSFMKTTDRGVKYPLTPGHEVAGVIESMGEEVEGFTKNEKVLVFPWIGEGLCPACRIGEENLCDKPRSIGVYHDGGYAEYLLVPSYKYLIKLGDMDTDTSATLSCAALTAYGAVKNTHLRPADNVIIVGAGGLGLMAIQLAKAVTGARIISMDIDDEKLKVAKQNGADFTINSRNQDVTKSIMELTDNLGVDAIIDFVNASKTVETDMQILRRRARIVLVGLFGGALQLNLVTMPTRAYKIIGSYTGSLTDMIELVSLAKRRIIKPVVSNKFNLDQATEALTMLKEGKIVGRGIINP; the protein is encoded by the coding sequence GTGAAAGCTGCAAGAATTGTCAGAGTAAAGGAACCATTAGAGATACAAACACTTGAGACTCCAAAACCAAGAGGCTCACAAGTTTTGATTAAAGTTCAATCAGCAGGTGTCTGCCACAGTGATATTCATCTTTGGGAAGGTGGATATGATGGACCTGCAGGCTCATTCATGAAAACAACTGACAGGGGTGTAAAATATCCATTAACTCCAGGCCACGAAGTTGCCGGAGTGATAGAAAGCATGGGTGAAGAGGTAGAAGGATTCACCAAAAATGAGAAGGTTCTGGTTTTTCCATGGATAGGAGAAGGTCTCTGCCCTGCCTGTAGAATAGGAGAAGAGAACCTTTGCGACAAGCCCAGATCTATAGGAGTATATCATGACGGAGGTTATGCTGAATATTTGCTGGTTCCAAGTTACAAGTATCTTATAAAACTCGGTGACATGGATACTGACACTAGTGCAACGCTATCATGTGCTGCACTTACTGCCTACGGAGCGGTAAAAAATACACATCTAAGACCGGCAGATAATGTCATTATTGTTGGAGCCGGAGGTCTGGGCTTGATGGCAATTCAGCTTGCAAAGGCAGTAACTGGTGCAAGAATAATTTCAATGGATATTGATGATGAAAAACTAAAAGTCGCAAAACAAAATGGTGCAGATTTTACAATAAATTCCAGAAACCAAGATGTGACAAAATCCATAATGGAGCTGACAGACAACCTCGGAGTTGATGCCATCATAGATTTTGTCAATGCCAGCAAAACTGTCGAAACCGATATGCAAATACTTCGACGAAGAGCACGAATCGTACTTGTAGGGCTCTTTGGTGGTGCACTGCAATTAAACCTCGTTACAATGCCAACCAGAGCGTACAAAATAATTGGATCATATACAGGCTCATTGACTGATATGATTGAGTTGGTCTCTCTTGCCAAACGAAGAATCATCAAGCCAGTGGTTTCAAATAAATTCAATCTTGACCAGGCAACTGAAGCATTGACAATGCTAAAGGAAGGTAAAATCGTGGGTCGAGGAATAATCAATCCTTGA